One region of Vanessa cardui chromosome 20, ilVanCard2.1, whole genome shotgun sequence genomic DNA includes:
- the LOC124538551 gene encoding ATP synthase subunit d, mitochondrial-like: MAKRFTKSAINWIEFEKQVPPEQKTKFLAFKAKADMYLRRVQANPAEPPKINWEEYQKIVPVTGLVDKLKTAYSGFKVPYPTDTLSAKVDEQWKELEPKIKEYCAERQKDIEVAQKELDRIKALPKFEDMTMETFYDVYPKQALDPVNRPTFWPHDAEEQLDYVPPQAKAVKK; the protein is encoded by the exons atggcAAAGAGATTTACGAAGAGTGCCATAAATTGGATCGAATTTGAAAAGCAAGTGCCACCTGAACAGAAAACCAAGTTCTTGGCATTTAAGGCGAAAGCGGATATGTACCTGCGACG AGTGCAGGCAAATCCCGCAGAACCACCAAAAATTAATTGGGAAGAATATCAAAAAATAGTTCCAGTCACAGGGCTTGTAGACAAATTGAAAACGGCATATTCAGGATTTAAGGTTCCTTATCCAACGGATACTCTATCTGCGAAAGTCGACGAGCAGTGGAAAGAATTGGAGCCAAAAATTAAGGAATATTGCGCAGAGAGACAAAAGGATATAGAAGT GGCGCAGAAGGAATTGGACAGAATAAAGGCATTACCTAAATTTGAAGATATGACAATGGAGACCTTTTACGACGTATATCCAAAGCAAGCCTTGGATCCTGTGAATCGGCCTACATTCTGGCCACACGATGCAGAGGAACAGCTAGATTATGTGCCTCCACAGGCAAAGGCAGTGAAAAAATAA